In Streptomyces erythrochromogenes, the DNA window CCGCGGTCATCTGGCTGTCGCCGTTCCTGCCCTCCCAGGTGAACGGCACCGTGATGTCCAGGTCCCGGACGATCCACCTGCCCTTGCCGCGTAAGTCGCGGGGGAGGCGGGGCGGAGGCGGCGTGGGGAGGCGTCCTGCCGCGCGGTCGCGGTCGAGGTTCCGGCCCGGGGTTCGGCGCCGGCGGAAGGGGGAGCCGCCAGGACGAGCGTGACCGCTGCGGCAAGAGCGGCCGGCGCGGCCGCCCGACGTACGCCTTTCCAACCCGTGGTCTCCCTCGGCTGTCACGTCGGGCGCCGTCACGGCGGCGCAGGGGTCAAATGCGGTGATGCTGGGACACCGCCCCCGGAATCAAACATTCCGGAACCGGCGGTTACCCAGCTTGCAGCCGCGGTGTCGCCCACCGGTGAGAGCCCGGATCCTTCGAAGGCGGCGTCGGCCCGGCGCGGGGAAACGCCGCCCGCGCCCGGGTCACGCGGTCACTCGGGATGCGCCACCGCGTCCCTCTGCAACTTGAGGACCAACAGGACTACGACCGCAGGCTGACCGCCGGTGATGCGCGACGCCGGGCCGCCCGGCCGCGCGATGTCATTCGCCGGCGGTGTCCCCGGCCTCCCAGCGCAGCAGGTCGCCCGGCTGGCACTCGAGCGCCTCGCAGAGCGCGGCGAGCGTCGCGAAGCGCACCGCCTTGGCGCGGCCGTTCTTCAGCACCGCCAGGTTGGCCGGCGTGATCCCCACCCGGTCCGCGAGTTCCCCCACGGACATCTTCCGCCTGGCCAGCATCACGTCGATGTCGACGGTGATGGGCATCAGATCACCTCGTCCAACTCGGCCCGCATCTGCGCCGCTTCGCCGTCGC includes these proteins:
- a CDS encoding helix-turn-helix domain-containing protein: MPITVDIDVMLARRKMSVGELADRVGITPANLAVLKNGRAKAVRFATLAALCEALECQPGDLLRWEAGDTAGE